The genomic stretch ACGATTTGTGAAGCAAAATTTCATGACCAAAGAACTCGCATGGTCTGAATTGTGTACTCtgagttttttaatttttttaacacaaatcggaccctccgatttgtgtactctgaattttttttcaacttttaaATACAAATCGGAGGTCCGACTTATATACTcccacaattttaaaaaacaccaACAATTACCATGTTAAAGTATATCACTCATTTTGCTtccatattaaaattttttaaccttAAATTTGTGTGGCCTTAGCCCTGGCCTAGTAAACTGTGTATGAACAGCTGTTGCCTTGTAACCATGTCCATGTGCCTCTTCCTCGCCACGCTACTATTCTTACTACACACTACTGTATTATTTTCttctaatataataataatagctGGTTCAATGGATTATTTTACAATTATAGTCATTTTCTAGATATATACTACGTGCATCACACATGTGCTGCACTGCTGCTAGCATAAAATACTAGTAAATGAAATATTGAAAATTGCATTACAAGGTAATAAAACTCAAGTAATCAAGCTTGGAGACCAAGCCTTTGAATTGGAATTTTAAAGagagaaaattattttattattgtttatgaaaaatattaaaagaaaatgattAATGTTAGTCATATCTTACATTCAACCTAGAAATTGACAATGGTAGCAGTGGTTGACACTTGACACAGCCTATTGTTGTCTGCGACTTTCTCATTACACAGTGGAACTGTTATGTTATAATATGACTGTTTCTAGGTAACAACTATCTCTACAGTGAACGCAACTTGTCAAGAATAGATTTCTTGTAATGTGATTCACCTAAGATTCAATTTATACATTCTTCAAGCGTAGCCATATGCTTGCACGCAATTAAAAGGGTATTTATTCACCTAACTAAATGGACTCAACTAGCTGCTAGTGCTTCTGTGCACGTAATTTATGGAGTCGTCATAGCTTCCATGAATAAGATTGGATTAACTGATTGAATGAATTTTACCTTTCTCATTTAAATATCATCTAAGGTAATTTCGTATCTGGCAAGAGTTATTACCCCTACTTCAAGTATGTATGTTATGTTACTATTACAAATACAAACAAATGTATTTGTTCAACGTTCAGGGACGAGTATTGCTTCAGCCAAAGGCATAATTTTGATCAACATGAGAAAGTATATTCAATAATAAGGCAAGCAAAATTATACTTGTATGATTGGGTCTACCAAAGAAACTAAATACCCTGTTGGATAGTAATATAATCAGGACCTCACCCATGATCAGTTTAGTTAACTTTGACTGGTTTATGTGTCTATTTGCATAATGGGTTTTGTAGGGCGCTTTTTAATTTTGACATTATTTCAGTAGTATATTTTTAGGGTAATTTACGTTTTTAAATTGTTTCAATTccaaatttatataaatacattGTTTTAAAAATGGTTACGCAATTACATTGTTTCACTATATTATAATTGCACAGAAATCGCTAGAGCTAGCAGCGGATTCTGTTTATTTATGGTTCTTCATAAACCGCTGCTGTCAGTAGCGGTTTATATTTGTTGAAATGCGTGCGTAAACCGCTGGTGACCAGCGGTTTACGTTcagtaataataatacaaatCAAATTTAATCCAATTCATGCATGTTATTGTTACAAtttcttacttttcttttttgtttttttagttttataaacggacatgaaaaaaaaatacatttgaGTCTTgtatgatatttttataaaataaattttattttattgtgttGAGTTTTCATAccaaatagaaattaaaataagaaaacgAAAGAAAGTgacttattttattaaaaaattataaaaaaataattgaagcaGTCATTAATTAGATATGAagagatttaattttaattaaattttatcttaagaagctataaataattaattattcaaatggatataatttttttatgaaattttatgGTGCAGGAATCATGTGTATGACAAGCTCTTATATAATAAGAGCAGTGATTGGATCTAAAACTTTATTATTAGCATGGTCGTTAGCACCCAAAATCTTATTGTTATGATCTTCGGTCTCCTCATTTTGTATACTTCACATTTTCTCCTTCCTAATTGTTATCGTGCTCATTTTGTATACTTCACATTTTCTCCTTCTTAATTGTTATCGTGCTGGAGACTCCATACTAACAAGAGGAGTTACACTTACATGAAACCGTTGACAACATTTTAGATAagtacaaataaaattaaattatataaaaataagacaaaataatattttaaataggTCCATTTTAGTAATTAGatgtttaaaaataattttaattattttttaaatattattaatttgtcAAACTAtgttaacattaattttttttataataaattttattattcaatatcttataaaagaaaaaaatgaatcaaccaaaataaataatcaaaacaaaataagaatTAGAACTgatcaagaaaaaaattaatattttaatataattacagtacagtaataataataataattagtaaCTGAATGAACAATTGAAAAATACAACTAACTAGTAATTAACATAGAATGTTTGATGAAGGGACTTAGGCTAAAGCTTGCACTGAATGGTTTATATGTATTAAGGTCAAGTAAGACACCAACTATATGAACCTAATAACAGATAAAATATACTTAAACTTTCAACGTAAACCACTATAGCCTCTAGCAGTTTACGCACACATCCCCACGCACATAAACTGCTACTGTCAGCAGCGGGTTATGACCAACTTCTCTCAAACATAAACCGCGATGGGCTGCCGCGGTTTTCATGCTGCACTTTTTGAACAGAATCCGCTGCTGGCTCTTGCGGTTTTTGTGCAATTATAAACCACTACTGCCAGTAGCGGTTTATATAATATAGTAAAACAACGTAATTACGTAACCATTTTTGAAACAATGCATTTGCGTAAATTTGAGGTTGAAACAATTTAAAAACGTAAATTGCCCATATTTTTAAATAGAGAAGTATAGAaaaataatgttttttttttgaataaactAAACAATAggttaaaaaaagttaattttaattttaaaaatcaaattttgaattaattagatttaataataattttgaatttttttattttttgtcgcAACTGCTCTCTCGCAATTATGTGTTATTGCTTCGATTGTTGTATCGCGACCTCGATTCTCTAGTTCTAGCTGTATTTTACATGCACATATTTTGCATGACGTTTATTTTACTATGTATGtgaatgattttttttactaaGTTATAGATGTTTATTTAGATCGTACCATTTAGGTgaacaaagacaaaaataaaatagaaacgTGTCGTGTCATTGCAGTGCGACTGTACAAAGAACAACCTTCTTTCTTGACAAAAATGCGTATCGCAGGAGAACAGTAGGATAGTGCGACTATAAACGGCGCAATGGAGCGATAAACGGCCTTCTCACTCGTCGGAAACGTGCAACTATTAGAAACAGAGACACGGTATCACTGTGGGGTTACTtgtttctattttaaatttttcaaacatATAAATTTAATCCAAAAGATTTATTGTTTTagtattcaaaattttttaaatgtgCTAGTCAGACCTCCTATTTTATTTTacgataaaataaaaaaaaaattacttcaacacaacttaaatttttttatttatgtaccGTAAAATATGATCatcacatttttttataaattttattactcCTTAAATCTAAAAGTTGGCTttgttaattaaaatatttttaaaaaagtatatatattaaaaaatatataccaACTAATAACTATTATACTGAATtacacataattttttttatttctataaaAAGTAGCCTTTGTAGGaaagtaacttttttttaacaaaaaaataattataaaatagtaaatgaataaagattaaaaaaaagtttaaagaaaagaaattaaaatattaattgaaaattgattcttaatcttttcttttctctttttataaGTTGGAACGTATATTTTGTGCGTTTATAGTCAAATTTTTTCTCTTCACCAAAGATAGTAAAATGAGGAAATGAGTGTCAAACACAcgactttaatttaatttcaaatgaGATATAGAGAAAttgactttaatttaatttaatgatTGAGTTGTGGACTTAATTGCTTTTTAATAAGAATCTAAAGGAGAAGTGCTATATACTGGGAAAAGATATAATCAAGATTTTGTCGAAGAATAAGAATAATATCAtcttatattaataatttatttaaaaagaagGAACAAGCATTTATTGATTTATATAGTTTTGGTTCTATATTTGCTAGACTGCTAGTATTATCAAGTATGGAAAGTGACTGAGATTTTCCATTTTTCAAAGGGGTTGGAAATTTTAGTCCAAAAGTTGTGGGATGTTTCTTCTGGAAAACGCCATAAGAGGCCCTACTCACACTTTGACTAATGTGTGAAACACTTTTTGAAAACTCCCATATCAAAGTGCTCACTgtttatgtatttttctgcAATTATATTAGATGTTCAATTAAATTAGTCATcagaataaattattaatataaaatacattttaaaataataaaatttaaatttaaattttaaaatataaatttaaaataaaataaattatatatatttataattttatatacaaatatatgaAGATTGAGTTTgacatataaataatattttttatttttcttacctACGTTGATAGACTTAATTGGTCTCTTTTCATGTGTCAACAAGccaattaaaaatatatgtgcTCTTATTCTGTCGGTCCTCTACTATTTTTAATATctcttattaaaaatatatttgtattttgactattttcatttttttattattattaagtaaAGTATAAGATTCACATATAATAAattgtatattattttattaaaaagtttttaaatatattaatatactgATATTTCaacattttaattattatttttttatattatatatattttttataattaaaattaataattaaaaatcactAAAACACTAATATTTATCAGTATAGTTGAaagtttttctattttatttaacaataaaaaaatatgtctATAATTAGAGTGTGAACGGTAATACACTAATAGTAATAACAAATAAACATAGTATCTATTTACATGTAGCACTGCACACGGATTTGACTTTGCTACAAAGCACTGTTTCCATGAGTATAAATGAAGGGACCCCACTACAATATTTTATCCTTTAATACTCCATTTTGTGGCCATGGCTTTTCAAACAAGATAGGCGGTGGTGGCAAAAGGGCAAAAATGCTGTGCAGATGCCAAATATTGATCAGAGTCAAACACCTTTTATCAACGGTCACGCCCTTTGATTAAGGATTCAATATTTCAATTCTGGGCTGCACCTGCATGTGGGGTTctcaatttttttctcttaatttttaattttggttttttatgattgaGAGAGTGTACTATATGATTGGAAGCTCAATGCTCCTTCATTATTATTGCTTACAAGTGTACTAATTCGTGGATGAAAATCATCAATTAAATAAACATATAAAACGAATTTATGtacataaattaattaaatgaatGAAGATAGTAATGAATTTATTGCtgaatatcataaaaaaattatataatggCCTAAAGTAAAACACACTTTAATCAGAAACATCATACCTCACCAAATTGAGTGGATGACAAAATTGATTTTTAGCATATTACTGGATTGGATTAGATGAttgaataattaattagatCATTTGGGCCTTCAATTATATTACTATGTTGGGTTAATTATCataacttttttttcttcttgtaaTTAATTTTCACCTTTATAGACTAAATCCTACTCTAGCAATTTAGCAGTATTATTTAAGTTAATGATGGCTTTGGAGCTTTTTGAATTTATGAGCCGTGGATCATTAAAGCCTTAGAAAAATCATCATTAATGTTATGATCATTTGCTCTATTCCAAGTGTTCTTTTCCCTTGTGGGGACAATTTATCTTCATTCATGCATAATATGCACGGGTCACACAAACTACATAATTTTACATAATAgcttcacttttatttttttttttatgattctttttatttctaaacTATTCACCTTCGATTACTTAATTATCCTTCAAGCGTTTACATAATTTTACTTCATGAGTCATCATAATAAACACAgaataaaagtataaaacatTTACAGGATTGACTTGCTAGTGATAATAATCGTGactatctttttctttttctttttctttttttcatatcCAAAACTCCAATTTATTTCCATCATGTCACACGTGAGCATATCTGTATATGTTAGTATTTGAGCCAACATTGCAACCCTCTTATTCATTTGAAAATGTACTGTTACTGATTATGCCCTTCAAAATAGGTTATGCCCTTCAATGGGATCATTTATGTTATACGCTCCTCATCAATAGTTAATAATGTGAAATTGTAAATCAATCAGATAATagaataattattatattatgcaTTGGACCATAAAATTCATATTTAGATttcaatatataaatttaaaaatgctACACCGAATTAAGATATACTAAGCTTGCCATTTTATTCAGTGATTTTATGTTGGGTCTTAACTTGacaatgaaaaatatttacactgAAAAGGTGACTACAATTTATTgagttaaatttttattaaagaatATGCATTCTCTAGTAGCAGTGACGAAGACAAAAGGTATTTTATAATTCAATATACATTTATGAGGCAATGGCAATAACCACATGGTACATTGGTTAGGCCTTGGCCATTATTGTGTAAACGCTAACCACTACCATTCTTGCTGGACCGCCACCCACTGTATAAATTCTCCAATATTTTAATTGGACCATACTACTCCATATTATGTATGTCACataataaagtaaaatattCCAAGTGTGAGTGTGTGACCGAGACACTTCAACAATATTTCTAGCTAGCCAAACCCTTCCTCAGAAATTCACCAACTACGTTTTCTGGTCTAATAAGACCCACCCTCCaaccttaattaattaaataaacaaaaaaatcatattttttttcatgattcttaattaataagccctttaatttcttgtccCCTCCTCATCACCACCCTCATTTATATACCACCTGGGTTTCGCTTTTCTTCTCCCTTCTCCACATACTCCTGAATCctccattttttttctcttctattgAATCAAAGTcaggttcttcttctttctttctagtTGAACAACAACCACGTACTTGAACCATTAATTTAGTCCTTACTCAtatcctttctttctttcttgaccAAAATCCATTGGCCTATAAGGCTATAAATCATAGGTACAAATGCTAAACATTTTCTAGGAAAGAGCCATTTCTTTTCCCTCTAAACACTTTCCATTGGTGGGGTATGTATGCTACCTATTAATTAATGTCGTGTTTTAATGTTCAAGAtctgagagaagaagaagaacacattaCCCTGCATTCTCTCTACTAACATCTGAATCTGAATATGGATCTTGTAATGAGAAGACACATGATTTATGTGTCATTGTCAGAGTCAGAATCTATTTCTCCAAATCCAGGGACTGATCATGCGCATTCATCTTCAGGAACGAGCTTTCCAATCATAGCAATTGCCATAATAGGAATAATGGCCACAGCATTCTTGCTAGTAAGCTACTACATCTTTGTCATCAAATGCTGCCTCAATTGGCACCGAATCGATATCTTGCGGCGGTTCTCTCCTTCCAGAAGGCGCGGCGGCAGCGACGATCCAGCCTTAGCAGTATACTCAAGCGGAATACAAGCAGAGCCTCGGGGGCTGGACGAGGCGGTTATAAGGCTAATTCCGGTGATTGGGTACAAGAATTCGCAGCACAGCAGCTGCGAATGCGCGGTTTGCTTGAATGAATTTCAAGAGCATGACAAGCTAAGGATTATTCCAAATTGTAGCCATGTTTTTCACATTGATTGCATTGATGTTTGGCTTCAGAACAATGCAAATTGCCCTCTTTGTAGGACAAGCATTTCATTAACAAGTAGGTTCAGCATTCATCAGCTTCTAACTCCTCCAACAatttattcttcttctcctccttcttcttcttcttcttcttcatcttcatcacCACAACAATTGATTGAAGATGAAGACTTTGTTGTTATTGAATTGGGTGATGAGCGTGTTCGTGGTTTGGAATCATCACCATTACCAAGAACATGTTCTGTTGTTAGTTCTTCACCAAGGAAGAAAGGAATGAAGCTGAAGAAAGTGACAAGCATGGGGGATGAGTGCATTGACATGAGAGGCAATAAAGATGAGAACTTTTCAGTGCAACCAATCAGAAGATCTTTCTCTATGGATTCTTCAGGGGATAGGAAATTCTATTTGGCAGTTCAAGAAGCTTTgaagcagcaacaacaacagcagcaACAGCACAACAACACCATTGAAGGCTGCAGTGGTGGAAGTGCAAGTGGAAGAGCTAAGAGATCATTCTTTTCATTTGGATATGGAAGTGGCAGATCCAGAAGTTCCGTGCTACCTGTTCTTTTGGACTCTTAAGgaaattttcctttttttttttctttttttgcttgtGTTTGCAACTTGCAGCAACTTCATTAGGATTCTTTTCtagttttctttctttcttttttgattTTGTGAGATAGAGATGTTAGATGTATGAATAGGTCATAGGATTTTATGACATGCAAATGCAAAGATTCAATTATTGATTTAATCTTAATTTGAAACCatgattcttctcttttttttaaaaaaattttttctatcaggttggtttta from Arachis stenosperma cultivar V10309 chromosome 9, arast.V10309.gnm1.PFL2, whole genome shotgun sequence encodes the following:
- the LOC130951033 gene encoding RING-H2 finger protein ATL16; translated protein: MDLVMRRHMIYVSLSESESISPNPGTDHAHSSSGTSFPIIAIAIIGIMATAFLLVSYYIFVIKCCLNWHRIDILRRFSPSRRRGGSDDPALAVYSSGIQAEPRGLDEAVIRLIPVIGYKNSQHSSCECAVCLNEFQEHDKLRIIPNCSHVFHIDCIDVWLQNNANCPLCRTSISLTSRFSIHQLLTPPTIYSSSPPSSSSSSSSSSPQQLIEDEDFVVIELGDERVRGLESSPLPRTCSVVSSSPRKKGMKLKKVTSMGDECIDMRGNKDENFSVQPIRRSFSMDSSGDRKFYLAVQEALKQQQQQQQQHNNTIEGCSGGSASGRAKRSFFSFGYGSGRSRSSVLPVLLDS